In a genomic window of Urocitellus parryii isolate mUroPar1 chromosome 11, mUroPar1.hap1, whole genome shotgun sequence:
- the Fblim1 gene encoding filamin-binding LIM protein 1 — translation MASQPEKRVASSVFITLAPPRRDVAVTEGVRQAACEARRGRPWESPTSAKPAGAGSMGKPSPWVPSGRAAAPVPTVPPQLSNGGCSPPPPAPDGEDALGDLDLLPPPPPPPPACLPPPDEAPPMGTPLISDLEQLHLPPPPPPPQALAEGPSAQPRPGHLRPPDEELPPPPEEPVSFPERETSTDICAFCHKTVSPRELAVEAMKKQYHAQCFTCRTCRRQLAGQSFYQKDGRPLCESCYQDTLEKCGQCGEVVRDHIIRALGQAFHPTCFTCVSCARCIGDESFALDNQNQVYCLDDFYRKFAPVCSICENPIIPQDGKDAFKIECMGRNFHENCYRCEDCSILLSVEPTDQGCYPLNDHLFCKPCHVKRSAASCC, via the exons ATGGCCTCCCAGCCCGAGAAGAGGGTGGCCTCGTCCGTGTTCATCACCCTGGCGCCCCCGCGCCGCGACGTGGCTGTGACTGAGGGAGTGAGGCAGGCGGCCTGTGAGGCCAGGCGTGGCCGCCCCTGGGAGTCCCCCACCTCCGCGAAGCCCGCGGGGGCTGGCTCCATGGGGAAGCCCAGCCCCTGGGTGCCCTCCGGCAGGGCTGCAGCCCCTGTGCCAACTGTACCACCTCAGCTCTCCAACGGAG GatgctctccccctcctcccgCCCCAGATGGTGAGGACGCACTTGGTGACCTGGACCTCCTCCCGCCGCCTCCGCCACCCCCTCCTGCGTGCCTGCCGCCTCCTGATGAGGCGCCCCCTATGGGGACACCCCTCATTTCAGACTTGGAGCAGCtgcacctgcccccacccccacccccaccccag GCTCTGGCAGAGGGCCCTTCAGCCCAGCCTCGGCCTGGTCACCTCAGGCCCCCAGATGAGGAGCTGCCACCTCCCCCAGAAGAGCCTGTCAGCTTCCCGGAGAGAGAGACCTCCACAG ACATCTGTGCCTTCTGCCACAAGACTGTGTCCCCCCGAGAGCTGGCCGTGGAGGCCATGAAGAAACAGTACCACGCACAGTGCTTCACCTGCCGCACCTGCCGCCGCCAGCTGGCCGGGCAGAGCTTCTACCAGAAGGATGGGCGGCCCCTCTGTGAATCCTGCTACCAG GACACCCTGGAGAAGTGTGGCCAGTGTGGAGAGGTGGTCCGGGACCACATCATCAGGGCCCTGGGCCAGGCCTTCCACCCCACCTGCTTCACCTGTGTGAGCTGCGCCCGGTGCATCGGGGACGAGAGCTTTGCTCTGGACAACCAGAACCAGGTGTACTGCCTCGATGACTTCTACAG GAAATTTGCCCCCGTGTGCAGCATCTGTGAGAACCCCATCATCCCCCAGGATGGGAAGGATGCCTTCAAAATCGAGTGCATGGGAAGAAACTTCCACGAAAACTGCTACCGGTGCGAG GACTGCAGCATCCTCCTGTCTGTGGAGCCCACGGACCAAGGCTGCTACCCGCTGAATGACCACCTCTTCTGCAAGCCGTGCCACGTGAAGCGCAGTGCCGCGAGCTGCTGCTGA